A single genomic interval of Lysobacter avium harbors:
- a CDS encoding DUF819 family protein, with protein MPDASTALITDDAVVLGLLAVTLGAVFWTASRPGGFWKKFYNIVPALLVCYLVPALYNSFGLIDGAASGLYPMARDYLLPSALVLFCVAMDIGAILRLGPKAVIMFLTGTVGVVIGAWVSFWAMGLIHPETVAGETWRGMTTVAGSWIGGGANQAAMKEVFEVEPTLFGQFIAIDVIVANLWLAVLLFLAPRADAFDRWVNADTSAIESLKQQIASYQAEHARIPSMADFMLIFAIALGITGLSHFLAAPLVEWVRSLPLEWRLQDYSLDSRFFWIVVFATTFGVLLSFSRARQLEGAGASTIGSVFLYVLIATIGMQMDLKSLADRPTLLALGVIWIAVHAVLLIGVAKLIRAPLFFLAVGSQANIGGAASAPVVASAFHPSLAPVGVLLAVVGYALGTYFAYLTGIGLQFMAG; from the coding sequence ATGCCTGACGCAAGCACCGCACTGATCACCGACGACGCCGTCGTCCTGGGGCTGCTTGCGGTCACGTTGGGGGCGGTGTTCTGGACCGCCTCGCGTCCGGGCGGGTTCTGGAAAAAGTTCTACAACATCGTGCCGGCGCTGCTGGTCTGTTACCTCGTCCCCGCCCTCTACAACAGCTTTGGCCTGATCGACGGGGCGGCTTCGGGCCTGTACCCGATGGCGCGCGATTACCTGCTGCCCAGCGCGCTGGTGCTGTTCTGCGTGGCGATGGACATCGGCGCGATCCTGCGGCTGGGACCCAAGGCGGTGATCATGTTCCTGACCGGCACCGTCGGGGTGGTCATAGGGGCGTGGGTCTCGTTCTGGGCAATGGGCCTGATCCATCCCGAAACCGTGGCCGGGGAAACCTGGCGCGGCATGACGACGGTGGCTGGAAGCTGGATCGGCGGCGGTGCCAACCAGGCGGCGATGAAAGAGGTCTTCGAGGTCGAGCCGACGCTGTTCGGCCAGTTCATCGCGATCGACGTGATCGTGGCCAACCTCTGGCTCGCGGTCCTGCTGTTCCTCGCGCCGCGCGCGGACGCATTTGACCGCTGGGTCAACGCCGATACCTCGGCCATCGAGAGCCTGAAGCAGCAGATCGCCAGCTACCAGGCCGAACACGCCCGCATCCCAAGCATGGCGGACTTCATGCTGATCTTCGCAATCGCGCTGGGCATCACCGGTCTGTCGCACTTCCTGGCCGCGCCACTGGTGGAGTGGGTACGTTCGCTGCCGCTGGAATGGCGGCTGCAGGATTACAGCCTGGATTCGCGCTTCTTCTGGATCGTGGTGTTCGCCACGACCTTCGGCGTGCTGCTCAGCTTCAGCCGCGCCCGCCAGCTGGAGGGTGCCGGTGCGTCCACGATCGGGTCGGTGTTCCTGTACGTACTGATCGCGACGATCGGCATGCAGATGGACCTCAAATCGCTGGCGGACAGGCCGACGCTGCTGGCACTCGGGGTGATCTGGATAGCGGTGCACGCGGTGCTTCTCATCGGCGTTGCCAAACTGATCCGCGCGCCGCTGTTCTTCCTCGCCGTCGGCTCGCAGGCCAATATCGGGGGTGCGGCGTCGGCGCCGGTCGTGGCGAGTGCCTTCCATCCATCACTGGCCCCCGTCGGCGTGTTGCTCGCGGTGGTCGGGTACGCCCTGGGCACGTATTTCGCCTATCTCACCGGCATCGGCCTGCAGTTCATGGCCGGCTGA
- the corA gene encoding magnesium/cobalt transporter CorA: MPAPSQPPRVSLPASVMNCAAYSADGERRDIDLDSISDVLDVDDGSFVWVGLYEPDSRVLNKLQEEFGLHDLAIEDARNAHQRPKIETYGNSLFIALHTAQNMEGSINFGETHLFIGPRYLVTVRHGVSSSYGDARARMEREPELLKHGPAAALYVVLDMVVDRLLPIVDEFGNALNALETDIFADEFDKQTVQKLYDLKRELTRLRLAVAPLQDVLSHLARPRADLIDEEMRLYFRDVLDHAVRINENTDTLREMLTAAVNVNLALVTVRQGEVVKRMGAWAALLAVPTLVTGWYGMNFAVMPELQGRWSYPLLAALVAGGVFALYRAFKRSGWL, encoded by the coding sequence GCGCCGCGTATTCGGCCGACGGCGAGCGACGCGACATTGATCTGGATTCGATCAGCGACGTGCTTGATGTGGATGACGGCAGTTTCGTCTGGGTCGGCCTTTACGAACCCGACAGCCGCGTGCTGAACAAACTGCAGGAAGAATTCGGTCTGCACGACCTGGCGATCGAGGATGCGCGCAACGCGCACCAGCGGCCAAAGATCGAGACCTACGGCAATTCCCTGTTCATTGCGCTGCACACGGCGCAGAACATGGAGGGTTCGATCAATTTTGGTGAGACGCACCTCTTCATCGGTCCGCGCTACCTGGTGACCGTCCGCCATGGTGTCTCCAGCAGCTACGGCGACGCGCGCGCCCGAATGGAGCGCGAGCCGGAACTGCTCAAGCACGGACCGGCGGCGGCCCTCTACGTCGTGCTCGACATGGTCGTGGACCGCCTCCTGCCGATCGTGGATGAGTTCGGCAACGCGCTCAACGCACTGGAGACCGACATCTTCGCCGACGAGTTCGACAAGCAAACGGTGCAGAAACTCTACGATCTCAAGCGGGAATTGACCCGCCTGCGCTTGGCGGTGGCGCCGCTGCAGGACGTGCTGTCCCATCTCGCCCGCCCGCGCGCCGACCTGATCGACGAGGAGATGCGCCTGTATTTCCGCGACGTGCTGGACCACGCGGTACGCATCAACGAGAACACCGACACCCTGCGCGAAATGCTCACTGCCGCGGTCAACGTCAACCTCGCGCTGGTCACGGTGCGCCAGGGTGAGGTGGTCAAGCGCATGGGTGCATGGGCGGCACTGCTTGCCGTACCCACGCTGGTGACGGGCTGGTACGGAATGAACTTCGCGGTGATGCCCGAGTTGCAGGGTCGCTGGAGCTACCCCTTGCTCGCGGCGCTGGTAGCAGGCGGCGTCTTCGCCCTGTATCGCGCGTTCAAGCGCTCTGGCTGGCTCTAG